In Rhodobacter sp. 24-YEA-8, the following are encoded in one genomic region:
- a CDS encoding HlyD family secretion protein — translation MSRHERPETNQPEIAPVAPSPVLPVTPPAAAPKGGRKKYVLGGLALIALLAGGYEGWSWWTNGRFMVTTDDAYVQADLSLISSKITGYVSEIAVASNQHVKMGDVLFRIDDGDYRISLEQSEVRLTELTATLARIDAQIEAAESTVTQAEAQRVASDAVLTAAKSNAERVRGLAERRVSSQADLDKANEALATAEASRTSAVAAIAGAKAQVEVLKAQRTETASTRRELELGVAQVQRDLDFTLMRAPFDGTVANIAIKQGELVSAGAKLAAVIPDHGLYVEANLKETQLAGIRVGQSVKVGIDALDGHEVEGRVVSLAPATGAVFSLLPANNATGNFTKIVQRVPVRIELPEGTPGLRAGLSVEIAIDTRTGPQETAVAGAE, via the coding sequence ATGTCCCGTCACGAACGTCCCGAAACCAATCAGCCGGAAATTGCGCCTGTTGCGCCCTCGCCGGTTCTTCCTGTGACGCCTCCTGCCGCAGCGCCAAAGGGCGGGCGCAAGAAATATGTGCTGGGCGGGCTGGCGCTGATCGCATTGCTCGCCGGCGGCTATGAGGGCTGGTCCTGGTGGACCAACGGGCGATTTATGGTCACGACCGATGACGCCTATGTCCAGGCCGATCTCTCGCTGATTTCGTCCAAGATCACCGGTTACGTCTCGGAGATTGCAGTCGCATCCAATCAGCATGTGAAAATGGGCGATGTGCTGTTCCGTATCGATGATGGCGATTACCGCATCTCGCTGGAGCAATCCGAGGTCCGGCTGACCGAGCTGACCGCGACGCTTGCCCGGATCGACGCGCAGATCGAGGCGGCCGAAAGCACTGTCACCCAGGCCGAGGCGCAGCGCGTGGCCTCTGACGCCGTGCTGACGGCGGCGAAAAGCAATGCCGAACGGGTGCGCGGCCTCGCGGAACGCCGGGTCAGCAGCCAGGCCGATCTCGACAAGGCGAATGAGGCGCTGGCAACGGCTGAGGCCAGCCGTACCTCTGCCGTCGCCGCGATTGCCGGTGCGAAAGCCCAGGTCGAGGTGCTGAAAGCGCAGCGGACCGAGACCGCCTCGACCCGGCGCGAGCTGGAACTGGGCGTGGCCCAGGTGCAGCGCGATCTGGATTTCACCTTGATGCGCGCGCCCTTTGACGGCACAGTGGCGAATATCGCGATCAAACAGGGTGAGCTGGTCAGCGCCGGAGCAAAACTGGCGGCGGTGATCCCTGATCACGGGCTTTATGTCGAAGCCAATCTGAAGGAAACCCAACTGGCCGGGATCCGCGTTGGCCAGAGCGTGAAGGTGGGCATCGACGCGCTGGACGGGCATGAGGTCGAGGGCCGCGTGGTCTCGCTCGCGCCTGCCACGGGGGCGGTTTTCTCGCTGCTGCCGGCCAATAATGCCACCGGTAATTTCACCAAGATCGTGCAGCGCGTGCCGGTCCGGATCGAACTGCCCGAAGGCACCCCGGGCCTGCGCGCCGGGCTTTCGGTTGAGATCGCGATCGACACCCGCACCGGGCCGCAGGAAACCGCAGTCGCCGGAGCCGAGTGA
- a CDS encoding TetR/AcrR family transcriptional regulator gives MSSPTPPSPASPPPRAKRHAAGTDPRKRDQILAGAWEEFRAHGFDATTMNGICRAAAVSKGTLYVYFQGKEDLFVALVEQQRDRLTGQLGFALSGPGDVASRLTAYAVALVQVLTSDEMLRAQRIVVAVAERMPDLAQRFYDAGGRHVLGRLGRWLAEASAAGVLAIPDPPRAAQQFSELAMAGVWRQRLFGVLREQPEQSVIDALAADAVRVFLAAYAGTAPHDSWDGAPGF, from the coding sequence ATGAGCAGCCCCACGCCCCCCTCGCCCGCTTCCCCGCCGCCGCGCGCAAAACGCCATGCCGCCGGGACCGATCCGCGCAAACGCGACCAGATCCTCGCAGGCGCCTGGGAAGAATTCCGCGCCCATGGCTTTGACGCCACCACGATGAATGGCATCTGCCGCGCGGCTGCGGTCTCGAAGGGCACGCTCTATGTCTATTTCCAGGGCAAAGAGGATCTTTTCGTTGCCCTTGTCGAACAGCAGCGCGACCGGCTGACGGGCCAGCTTGGCTTTGCGCTTTCCGGCCCCGGGGATGTCGCAAGCCGCCTTACCGCCTATGCGGTGGCGCTGGTGCAGGTGCTGACTTCGGATGAGATGCTGCGCGCCCAGCGGATTGTTGTTGCCGTGGCCGAGCGGATGCCCGATCTGGCCCAGCGGTTCTACGATGCGGGCGGGCGGCATGTGCTGGGGCGGCTCGGGCGCTGGCTGGCCGAGGCCTCTGCCGCCGGGGTGCTGGCCATCCCCGACCCGCCCCGCGCCGCGCAGCAGTTCAGCGAGCTTGCCATGGCCGGGGTCTGGCGCCAGCGCCTGTTCGGTGTGCTGCGCGAACAGCCGGAGCAAAGCGTGATCGACGCCCTCGCCGCCGATGCGGTGCGGGTCTTCCTGGCCGCCTATGCCGGAACGGCACCGCATGACAGCTGGGACGGCGCGCCTGGCTTCTGA
- a CDS encoding aldehyde dehydrogenase (NADP(+)), translated as MTYTPHGKHLIAGEWVSGSGTFRSEPAYGPAFDFALGTVALVDRAAQAAEEAFWSYGWSSRESRAVFLETIADEIEARAEAITEIGSSETGLPTARLQGERGRTTGQLRLFANHIRQGDYLDRRHDVALPERQPLPRPDLRLIERPIGPVAVFGASNFPLAFSTAGGDTAAALAAGCPVVVKGHSAHPGTGEIIAEAVHAAIAKCGVHPGVFSLIQGGNREVGAAVVQHPLIRAVGFTGSLAGGRALFDLCAQRPEPIPFFGELGSVNPMFVLPEAAKARAEALGTAWAGSLTMGAGQFCTNPGIAVVIDGPDADRLVGAMKEALAKTGPQTMLTPGIAKAYRDGQARLRSRNTVKPVYETVSEGREASPNLYETRGEQFLADHALSEEVFGPLGLVVRVASFEEMRRLARGFEGQLTATIHMDAGDTEAARSLLPVLERKAGRVLFNGFPTGVEVADAMVHGGPYPASTNFGATSVGTLSIRRFLRPVSWQNLPEALLPDDLGA; from the coding sequence ATGACGTATACCCCACATGGCAAACATCTGATCGCTGGCGAATGGGTCTCGGGTTCCGGCACCTTCCGTTCGGAACCGGCATATGGCCCGGCCTTCGATTTCGCACTTGGCACTGTGGCGCTGGTGGACCGCGCGGCCCAGGCCGCCGAAGAGGCCTTCTGGTCCTATGGCTGGTCCTCGCGCGAAAGCCGTGCGGTGTTTCTTGAAACCATCGCCGATGAGATCGAGGCCCGCGCCGAAGCCATCACCGAAATCGGCTCGTCTGAAACCGGCCTGCCGACGGCCCGCCTCCAGGGGGAACGTGGCCGCACCACCGGCCAGCTGCGGCTTTTCGCAAACCATATCCGCCAAGGCGACTATCTCGACCGCCGCCATGATGTGGCTTTGCCCGAGCGTCAGCCGCTGCCGCGCCCCGATCTGCGGCTGATCGAGCGGCCGATCGGGCCGGTCGCGGTCTTCGGCGCCTCGAATTTCCCGCTGGCCTTCTCGACCGCCGGCGGCGACACGGCTGCGGCGCTTGCCGCGGGTTGCCCGGTCGTGGTGAAGGGCCATTCCGCCCATCCCGGCACCGGCGAGATCATCGCCGAAGCTGTTCATGCCGCCATCGCGAAATGCGGTGTGCATCCCGGCGTGTTCAGCCTGATCCAGGGCGGCAATCGCGAGGTTGGCGCGGCGGTTGTGCAGCATCCGCTGATAAGGGCGGTCGGCTTCACCGGCAGCCTCGCAGGGGGGCGCGCGCTGTTTGACCTTTGCGCCCAACGCCCCGAGCCGATCCCCTTCTTCGGCGAGCTGGGCTCGGTGAACCCGATGTTCGTGCTGCCCGAAGCTGCGAAAGCCCGCGCCGAAGCGCTCGGCACCGCCTGGGCGGGATCGCTCACCATGGGCGCGGGGCAGTTCTGCACCAATCCCGGCATTGCCGTGGTGATCGACGGGCCGGATGCCGACCGCCTTGTCGGCGCGATGAAAGAGGCGCTGGCGAAAACCGGTCCGCAGACCATGCTGACCCCCGGCATCGCGAAAGCTTACCGCGATGGCCAGGCCCGGCTCCGGAGCCGCAACACCGTCAAGCCGGTCTATGAAACCGTGTCCGAGGGCCGCGAAGCCTCGCCCAATCTTTACGAGACGCGCGGCGAGCAGTTCCTCGCCGATCACGCGCTGTCGGAAGAAGTCTTCGGCCCGCTGGGTCTGGTGGTGCGGGTCGCCTCGTTTGAGGAAATGCGGCGCCTCGCGCGTGGCTTCGAGGGCCAGCTGACCGCGACCATCCACATGGATGCGGGCGATACCGAAGCGGCGCGCAGCCTGCTTCCGGTACTGGAGCGCAAGGCGGGCCGCGTGCTGTTCAACGGCTTCCCGACCGGGGTCGAAGTGGCCGATGCCATGGTTCATGGCGGGCCCTACCCGGCCTCGACCAATTTCGGAGCCACTTCTGTCGGCACCCTGTCGATCCGCCGCTTCCTGCGCCCTGTCTCCTGGCAGAACCTTCCCGAAGCGCTGCTGCCTGACGATCTCGGGGCCTGA
- a CDS encoding class I SAM-dependent methyltransferase, with product MTKAANDAPFRDPGLTRSYAETTPGRVPGFHDLHRMALILLSQSAPAEARMLILGAGGGLELLAFARARPRWSFLGLDPSEPMLTEAAALLGPLAAQVDLQQGVITDAPAGPYDGATCLLVLHFLDRAARLATLTALRQRLKPGAALIIAHHSHPEGEAEDWLTRSALFAQGDAADPAQAAASARVMAERLTLLTRAEEEALLCEAGFTAPALFYAGLSFRGWVARAPE from the coding sequence GTGACCAAAGCCGCAAATGATGCCCCCTTCCGGGATCCGGGCCTGACCCGCTCTTACGCAGAAACCACGCCGGGCCGGGTGCCGGGATTTCACGATCTGCACCGGATGGCACTGATCCTTCTGTCGCAATCAGCGCCGGCCGAGGCGCGTATGCTGATCCTCGGCGCCGGGGGCGGGCTGGAGCTGCTGGCCTTTGCCCGTGCGCGCCCGCGCTGGTCCTTTCTGGGCCTTGACCCGTCCGAACCGATGCTGACCGAAGCCGCCGCACTTCTCGGCCCATTGGCGGCACAGGTCGACCTGCAACAGGGCGTCATCACCGACGCGCCCGCCGGTCCCTATGACGGGGCCACATGCCTGCTGGTGCTGCATTTCCTGGACCGGGCAGCGCGGCTTGCCACCCTGACCGCGCTGCGCCAGCGGCTGAAACCCGGCGCCGCCCTGATCATCGCGCATCACAGCCACCCCGAAGGCGAGGCGGAGGACTGGCTGACCCGCTCGGCTCTGTTCGCGCAGGGGGATGCTGCAGATCCTGCCCAGGCCGCCGCTTCGGCCCGGGTCATGGCGGAACGGCTGACGCTTCTCACCCGGGCCGAAGAGGAGGCGCTGCTTTGCGAGGCCGGTTTCACCGCCCCCGCCCTGTTTTATGCCGGACTGTCCTTCCGGGGCTGGGTCGCCCGCGCCCCGGAGTAA
- a CDS encoding NADH:flavin oxidoreductase, translated as MTTEPQSTEALFRPFSLKTLTLKNRIVMAPMTRCMAPEGIPGPANAEYYRRRAAGDVGLILTEGTVIDRPASRNHYGIPFFHGEAALAGWKGVADAVHGAGGRIAPQIWHTGSTRAGKWEPEAPVESPSGLVGPEEPRGVVMTEEDIADTVAAFARAAADAKRLGFDSVELHGAHGYLIDQFFWDGTNKREDGYGGATIAERSRFAAEAVRAVRAAVGPDFPLILRVSQWKQQNYDARLATTPDEMTAWLAPLVEAGVDILHCSQRRVWVPEFPELDGDNGLNFAGWAKKLTGAATISVGSVGLDTEFFGAFRGQGSAAAPISNLLERMARDEFDLVAVGRVLLADPDWAAKVEAGRFDDLRGFSGEAMKELV; from the coding sequence ATGACCACTGAACCGCAATCGACCGAAGCGCTGTTTCGCCCCTTTTCACTGAAAACGCTGACGCTGAAGAACCGCATCGTGATGGCGCCGATGACGCGCTGCATGGCACCCGAGGGCATTCCCGGCCCGGCCAATGCCGAATATTACCGCAGGCGCGCGGCGGGGGATGTCGGGCTGATCCTGACCGAGGGTACGGTGATCGACCGCCCGGCCTCGCGCAATCATTACGGCATCCCGTTCTTCCATGGCGAGGCGGCACTGGCGGGCTGGAAGGGCGTGGCGGATGCGGTTCATGGCGCGGGCGGCAGGATCGCCCCGCAGATCTGGCATACCGGATCGACCCGCGCCGGCAAATGGGAGCCGGAGGCGCCGGTTGAAAGCCCCTCGGGTCTTGTCGGGCCGGAGGAGCCGCGCGGTGTGGTGATGACCGAGGAAGACATCGCCGATACGGTCGCGGCCTTTGCCCGCGCGGCGGCGGATGCGAAACGGCTGGGCTTTGACTCGGTCGAGCTGCATGGCGCACATGGCTATCTGATCGACCAGTTCTTCTGGGACGGCACCAATAAGCGCGAGGATGGCTATGGCGGCGCGACCATCGCAGAGCGCTCGCGCTTTGCGGCGGAGGCGGTGCGTGCGGTACGTGCGGCGGTCGGCCCCGACTTCCCGCTGATCCTGCGCGTCAGTCAGTGGAAACAGCAAAATTACGATGCGCGCCTCGCCACGACACCCGATGAGATGACCGCCTGGCTTGCGCCGCTGGTCGAGGCAGGGGTGGATATCCTCCATTGCTCGCAGCGCCGGGTCTGGGTGCCGGAATTCCCCGAACTTGATGGCGATAACGGGCTGAACTTTGCCGGCTGGGCGAAAAAGCTGACCGGGGCGGCGACAATTTCGGTCGGCTCCGTGGGCCTCGATACGGAATTCTTCGGTGCGTTCCGGGGGCAGGGCTCGGCTGCGGCACCGATCAGCAATCTTCTGGAGCGGATGGCGCGGGACGAGTTCGACCTGGTCGCCGTGGGCCGGGTGCTGCTGGCTGATCCGGACTGGGCGGCCAAGGTCGAGGCCGGTCGTTTTGACGATCTTCGGGGCTTCTCGGGCGAAGCGATGAAGGAACTGGTCTGA
- a CDS encoding TetR/AcrR family transcriptional regulator: MAENRSRILDAACRMFQQKGFDGVTLAEVMKAAGLTHGAFYGHFRSKEDLIAQILQHRCEKMRETRPSLESFLDSYLSPGACTDPARGCHIPALAPALGPDMVHHSPEARAALTESIRVQIDRLGAAFPETAPGEQRRAAIRTWAAMVGALLLAKASDDPDLATEILSEVRGGIVSGSTI; this comes from the coding sequence ATGGCTGAAAACAGGTCCAGAATCCTGGACGCGGCCTGCCGCATGTTTCAGCAAAAGGGCTTTGACGGCGTGACACTGGCCGAAGTGATGAAAGCCGCCGGCCTGACCCATGGCGCGTTTTACGGCCATTTCCGGTCAAAAGAGGATCTGATCGCGCAGATCCTGCAGCACCGTTGCGAGAAGATGCGCGAAACGCGGCCCAGCCTCGAAAGCTTTCTCGACAGCTATCTGTCGCCCGGGGCCTGCACCGACCCGGCGCGCGGCTGCCATATCCCGGCGCTCGCCCCGGCGCTTGGGCCGGATATGGTGCATCACTCGCCCGAAGCGCGCGCGGCGCTGACGGAAAGCATCCGCGTTCAGATCGACCGGCTGGGCGCCGCCTTCCCCGAAACTGCCCCAGGCGAGCAACGCCGCGCCGCGATCAGGACATGGGCTGCGATGGTGGGCGCGCTGTTGCTGGCAAAGGCCAGTGACGACCCCGATCTTGCGACCGAGATCCTGAGTGAGGTGCGGGGGGGGATCGTCTCCGGCAGCACGATCTGA